In a genomic window of Streptomyces roseoviridis:
- a CDS encoding NAD(P)/FAD-dependent oxidoreductase — translation MTRAAENADAHTYDVVVLGAGPVGENVVDRVRAAGLSVAVVEGELVGGECSYWACMPSKALLRPAIVRSEARGTPGLRGHSYGPLDAHEVLAHRDSVVGDWKDDGQVEWVESTGAHLYRGHGRLHGPRVVTVRGPEGDRHVLTARHAVAVCTGSRAVLPDLPGLPAAGPWTSREATSSGRVPERLVVVGGGVVGVEMATAWQALGSRVTVLVRGGGLLPRMEPFAGEHVAAALAERGADIRTGVTVAAVVRDGSTGPVTVVLEGGDRVEGDEVLFATGRQPRTEDIGLETVGLEPGSWLSVDDSLRVEGHDWLYAVGDVNRRALLTHQGKYQARIAGAAIAARAAGNGSGGGPGDGSDAGSAGSGDGARNTGTGPWGPYSATADHAAVPQVVFTDPEAASVGLTLAAAEAAGLRVRAVDLDLTAVAGAGLYAQGYRGHARMVVDLDRETVVGATFVGPGIGELLHSATVAVTGEVPIARLWHAVPAYPTLSEAWLRLLEAYRDGAGTS, via the coding sequence ATGACACGAGCGGCGGAGAACGCAGACGCGCACACGTACGACGTGGTGGTCCTGGGCGCGGGACCGGTGGGCGAGAACGTGGTGGACCGGGTCCGGGCGGCCGGGCTCAGCGTGGCGGTGGTGGAGGGCGAGCTGGTCGGCGGCGAGTGCTCGTACTGGGCCTGCATGCCCAGCAAGGCGCTCCTGCGGCCCGCCATCGTCCGTTCCGAGGCGCGCGGGACGCCGGGGCTGCGCGGTCACTCGTACGGGCCGCTGGACGCCCACGAGGTGCTGGCCCACCGCGACTCCGTGGTGGGGGACTGGAAGGACGACGGCCAGGTGGAGTGGGTGGAGTCCACCGGCGCCCACCTCTACCGCGGCCACGGCCGGCTCCACGGACCCCGCGTCGTCACCGTCCGGGGGCCCGAGGGCGACCGCCACGTCCTGACGGCCCGGCACGCCGTCGCCGTCTGCACCGGAAGCCGCGCCGTCCTTCCCGACCTGCCGGGACTGCCCGCAGCCGGGCCCTGGACCAGCCGCGAGGCGACGAGTTCGGGCCGGGTGCCCGAGCGGCTGGTCGTCGTCGGCGGGGGAGTGGTCGGCGTGGAGATGGCGACCGCCTGGCAGGCGCTCGGCTCACGGGTCACCGTGCTCGTCAGGGGCGGCGGACTGCTGCCCCGCATGGAGCCGTTCGCGGGCGAACACGTCGCCGCCGCCCTCGCGGAACGCGGCGCCGACATCCGCACCGGCGTCACCGTCGCCGCGGTGGTGCGGGACGGCAGCACCGGACCGGTCACCGTCGTCCTGGAGGGCGGCGACCGGGTCGAGGGCGACGAGGTGCTCTTCGCGACCGGCCGGCAGCCCCGCACCGAGGACATCGGCCTGGAGACGGTCGGGCTGGAACCCGGCTCGTGGCTGTCGGTCGACGACAGCCTCCGGGTCGAGGGACACGACTGGCTCTACGCCGTCGGGGACGTCAACCGGCGCGCCCTGCTGACCCACCAGGGCAAGTACCAGGCGCGGATCGCGGGCGCCGCCATCGCCGCCCGGGCCGCCGGGAACGGCTCGGGGGGCGGCCCCGGCGACGGCTCGGACGCAGGCTCGGCGGGCTCCGGGGACGGTGCGCGGAACACCGGCACCGGCCCCTGGGGCCCGTACAGCGCCACCGCCGACCACGCGGCCGTCCCCCAGGTCGTCTTCACCGACCCCGAGGCGGCCTCCGTGGGGCTCACGCTGGCCGCCGCCGAAGCGGCGGGACTCCGGGTGCGGGCCGTGGACCTCGACCTGACGGCGGTGGCGGGCGCGGGGCTGTACGCCCAGGGATACCGGGGCCACGCGCGCATGGTCGTCGATCTCGACCGGGAGACGGTCGTCGGCGCCACCTTCGTCGGACCCGGCATTGGCGAACTCCTCCACTCCGCCACCGTCGCCGTCACCGGCGAGGTCCCGATCGCCCGCCTCTGGCACGCCGTTCCCGCCTATCCGACCCTGAGCGAGGCGTGGTTGCGTCTCCTGGAGGCGTACCGGGACGGGGCGGGCACGTCGTGA
- the trxA gene encoding thioredoxin: MSTVELTKDNFDQIVSENDFVLIDFWASWCGPCRQFAPVFEAASKRHEDLVFAKVDTEAQPELAAAFEIRSIPTLMIVRDKVAIFAQPGALPEVALEDVIGQARKLDMDEVRKSIAAEAQQK; encoded by the coding sequence ATGAGCACCGTAGAGCTCACCAAGGACAACTTCGACCAGATCGTGAGTGAGAACGACTTCGTTCTGATCGATTTCTGGGCTTCCTGGTGCGGTCCGTGCCGTCAGTTCGCGCCCGTCTTCGAGGCCGCCTCCAAGCGCCACGAGGACCTGGTCTTCGCCAAGGTGGACACCGAGGCGCAGCCGGAACTGGCAGCGGCGTTCGAGATCCGCTCGATCCCGACCCTGATGATCGTCCGCGACAAGGTCGCGATCTTCGCGCAGCCCGGCGCCCTCCCGGAGGTCGCTCTGGAGGACGTCATCGGCCAGGCCCGCAAGCTGGACATGGACGAGGTCCGCAAGTCCATCGCCGCCGAGGCACAGCAGAAGTAG
- a CDS encoding thiolase family protein: protein MSIRDVYIVDAVRTPIGKFGGALSSVRPDDLAAHVVRALVDRTPDLDPSRIDDVYFGDANGAGEDNRDVARMAVLLAGLPTSVPGVTVNRLCGSGLEAVIQAARAIALGDASVAVAGGVESMSRAPWVLQKPERAFPAGHQQLHSTTLGWRMTNPRMPAEWTVSLGEGAELVADKHAIGREQQDAFALASHRKAAEAWAKGLYDGEVVPYEGVELVRDECIRDTTSPEALAQLKPSFRPDGGTVTAGNASPLNDGAAALLLVDEAGLRETGREPLARIRASAVTGIEPQLFGLGPVEAVRRALDKAGRDFSDLTTFELNEAFAAQALGCLAEWPELDPDVVNPRGGAIAIGHPLGASGARLAGAVAHQLAAAGSGTGLAALCIGVGQGLALVLER, encoded by the coding sequence ATGAGCATCCGCGACGTCTACATCGTCGACGCCGTCCGCACCCCGATCGGCAAGTTCGGCGGCGCGCTCTCCTCCGTCCGGCCCGACGACCTCGCCGCCCACGTGGTGCGCGCCCTGGTCGACCGCACCCCGGACCTCGACCCGTCCCGGATCGACGACGTGTACTTCGGCGACGCCAACGGAGCGGGCGAAGACAACCGCGACGTGGCCCGCATGGCCGTCCTGCTCGCCGGCCTGCCCACCTCGGTCCCCGGCGTGACCGTCAACCGGCTCTGCGGATCCGGCCTGGAGGCCGTCATCCAGGCCGCCCGCGCGATCGCCCTCGGTGACGCCTCCGTCGCCGTCGCCGGCGGCGTCGAGTCGATGTCCCGTGCCCCCTGGGTGCTGCAGAAGCCCGAGCGCGCCTTCCCGGCCGGCCACCAGCAGCTGCACTCCACGACGCTCGGCTGGCGCATGACCAACCCGCGCATGCCCGCCGAGTGGACCGTCTCCCTCGGCGAGGGCGCGGAGCTCGTCGCCGACAAGCACGCGATCGGCCGCGAGCAGCAGGACGCCTTCGCCCTCGCGAGCCACCGCAAGGCCGCCGAGGCATGGGCCAAGGGCCTCTACGACGGCGAGGTCGTCCCCTACGAGGGAGTCGAGCTGGTGCGGGACGAATGCATCCGCGACACCACCTCCCCGGAGGCCCTGGCCCAGCTGAAGCCCTCCTTCCGCCCCGACGGCGGCACGGTCACGGCCGGCAACGCCTCCCCGCTCAACGACGGGGCCGCGGCCCTGCTCCTGGTCGACGAGGCGGGGCTGCGCGAGACCGGCCGTGAGCCGCTGGCCCGGATCCGCGCCTCCGCCGTCACCGGCATCGAGCCGCAGCTCTTCGGGCTCGGCCCGGTCGAGGCGGTGCGACGGGCCCTGGACAAGGCGGGCCGGGACTTCTCCGACCTGACGACCTTCGAGCTGAACGAGGCGTTCGCCGCCCAGGCCCTCGGCTGCCTGGCCGAGTGGCCGGAACTCGACCCCGACGTGGTCAATCCGCGCGGCGGCGCCATCGCGATCGGCCACCCGCTGGGCGCCTCGGGCGCCCGCCTCGCCGGCGCGGTCGCCCACCAGCTGGCGGCGGCCGGCTCCGGTACGGGCCTCGCCGCGCTCTGCATCGGCGTGGGTCAGGGCCTGGCCCTCGTCCTGGAGCGCTGA
- a CDS encoding LacI family DNA-binding transcriptional regulator has product MSQSPKQSAGRSVPTSADVARLAGVSRATVSYVLNNTAAVRISEPTRRRVREAAEELGYVPHAAARSLRAGHSRMVLMPTAHVPIGPLYSGFLNELQWALRRLDYTVVQYAGVGLEADEAARAWAELRPVAVVSLGRAGLTPSGVELLKRAGARAVITVGPQQIAGTHALVMDQTTVGRAAGAHLVERGCRAVGVVMPEEPGLEMFSVPRLDGVRAAAERAGATVVPLPLRYEEEPADRLAARWRELGLDGVFAYNDEYAMLLMRALQDAGIAIPEETAVVGSDDLVLGRLLRPRLSTVHIDMVRGQELAELVDRAVRDPEAAPERRELLASRIVRRESS; this is encoded by the coding sequence ATGAGCCAGTCACCCAAGCAGTCCGCCGGACGTTCCGTCCCCACCAGCGCCGACGTGGCCCGGCTCGCGGGGGTCTCCCGTGCCACCGTGAGCTACGTCCTGAACAACACCGCGGCCGTACGGATCAGCGAGCCCACCCGCCGCCGGGTGCGCGAGGCCGCCGAGGAGCTCGGTTACGTGCCGCACGCCGCGGCCCGCAGCCTGCGCGCCGGGCACAGCAGGATGGTCCTGATGCCCACCGCGCACGTGCCGATCGGCCCGCTGTACAGCGGCTTCCTCAACGAGCTCCAGTGGGCCCTGCGCCGCCTGGACTACACGGTGGTGCAGTACGCCGGCGTCGGCCTGGAGGCGGACGAGGCCGCCCGCGCCTGGGCCGAGCTGCGACCGGTAGCGGTGGTCTCGCTGGGCCGGGCGGGGCTGACGCCGTCCGGAGTGGAACTGCTCAAGCGCGCCGGCGCCAGGGCCGTCATCACGGTCGGCCCGCAGCAGATCGCCGGCACCCACGCGCTCGTCATGGACCAGACGACGGTCGGCCGGGCGGCGGGCGCCCATCTGGTCGAGCGCGGCTGCCGGGCCGTCGGGGTCGTGATGCCCGAGGAGCCGGGCCTGGAGATGTTCTCCGTGCCGCGGCTCGACGGCGTGCGGGCGGCGGCGGAGCGGGCCGGCGCCACCGTCGTACCCCTGCCGCTGCGGTACGAGGAGGAGCCCGCCGACCGGCTCGCAGCGCGCTGGCGCGAGCTGGGCCTCGACGGCGTCTTCGCCTACAACGACGAGTACGCGATGCTCCTCATGCGGGCCCTCCAGGACGCCGGGATCGCGATCCCGGAGGAGACGGCCGTGGTCGGCTCGGACGACCTCGTGCTCGGACGGCTGCTGCGGCCCCGGCTCAGCACCGTGCACATCGACATGGTGCGGGGACAGGAGCTCGCCGAGCTGGTCGACCGGGCGGTCCGTGATCCCGAGGCGGCGCCGGAGCGACGGGAACTGCTCGCGTCGCGGATCGTGCGCCGCGAGTCCAGCTGA
- a CDS encoding TIGR02452 family protein, with protein MSARLRALARETEEIVAAGRYTAPDGRTVHLAAQLAAALAGTRLHGPEPVAVTPGTDRATTLQVTAESSLAAARRMTRADPGTPVAVLNFASARNPGGGYLNGAQAQEEALCRSSALYATLLRAPAYYDHHRAERDAFYTDRVIHSPAVPVFRDDRGALLAEPFTAGFLTSPAPNAGVIRRRTPELAHRVPAALAARAERVLETAAVHGYRRLVLGAWGCGVFQNDPTEVATAFRTLLTGEGRFARHFDEVVFAILDRTRDQGTLGAFRRVFPDPTA; from the coding sequence ATGAGCGCACGACTGCGGGCCCTCGCCCGCGAGACCGAGGAGATCGTGGCGGCGGGCCGCTACACCGCCCCCGACGGCCGGACCGTCCACCTCGCCGCGCAGCTGGCCGCCGCGCTGGCCGGGACCCGCCTCCACGGCCCCGAACCCGTCGCCGTCACCCCCGGCACCGACCGCGCGACGACCCTCCAGGTCACCGCCGAGAGCAGCCTCGCCGCCGCCCGCCGCATGACCCGCGCCGACCCGGGAACCCCCGTGGCGGTCCTCAACTTCGCCTCCGCCCGCAACCCCGGCGGCGGCTACCTCAACGGCGCCCAGGCCCAGGAAGAGGCCCTGTGCCGCTCCTCCGCCCTCTACGCCACCCTGCTGCGCGCCCCCGCGTACTACGACCACCACCGGGCGGAACGGGACGCCTTCTACACCGACCGGGTCATCCACTCGCCCGCGGTACCCGTCTTCCGCGACGACCGCGGCGCCCTGCTCGCCGAACCGTTCACGGCCGGCTTCCTCACCTCTCCCGCGCCCAACGCCGGGGTGATCCGCCGCCGCACCCCCGAGCTGGCCCACCGCGTCCCGGCGGCCCTCGCCGCCCGTGCCGAGCGGGTCCTGGAGACCGCCGCCGTCCACGGCTACCGCAGGCTGGTGCTGGGTGCCTGGGGCTGCGGGGTCTTCCAGAACGACCCCACGGAGGTCGCGACCGCCTTCAGGACGTTGCTCACCGGGGAAGGCCGCTTCGCCCGTCACTTCGACGAGGTCGTCTTCGCGATCCTGGACCGTACGCGCGACCAGGGCACCCTCGGCGCCTTCCGGCGCGTCTTCCCTGACCCGACCGCCTGA